One part of the Dysidea avara chromosome 10, odDysAvar1.4, whole genome shotgun sequence genome encodes these proteins:
- the LOC136268061 gene encoding antistasin-like codes for MQSFTVAILAFVCLFWVTAACPYGWDNCKNEHYKPDPRVCGCVCIRKCPNYYTLNKHRCECFCSRKCPRDYKLDRKECECVCAKRCPRYYELDVKKCECVCNRKCPDGYKLDSNKCQCVCDRQCPPDYKLDTRRCRCICNKECPKGYRLDSRKCECICAKRCPRYYELDVKKCECVCNRKCPDGYKLDSDKCQCICAKTCPPNYKLDTRKCECVCARTCPPGYKLDAKKCVCVCAKTCPPDYVLASDKCQCICNKKCPPGYKLDTRKCECFCAKTCPRYYKLDTKKCECVCDRRCSKGYKLNKDACICEKVCCLPRKYGYDTCYGYDDPYSCYIDRSCQWDCL; via the exons ATGCAGAGCTTCACAGTTGCTATTTTGGCCTTTGTATGCCTCTTCTGG GTAACTGCAGCATGCCCCTATGGATGGGACAACTGCAAAAATGAGCACTACAAACCAGACCCCAGGGTGTGTGGATGTGTCTGCATCCGCAAGTGCCCTAATTACTACACGTTGAACAAGCACCGATGTGAATGCTTCTGCAGTAGGAAGTGCCCTCGTGATTACAAGCTTGATCGCAAGGAATGTGAATGTGTCTGTGCCAAGAGATGCCCTCGCTACTACGAACTAGATGTTAAGAAGTGTGAATGTGTCTGCAACCGAAAGTGCCCTGATGGATACAAGCTTGACAGTAATAAGTGCCAGTGTGTTTGTGACAGGCAGTGCCCTCCTGATTACAAGCTTGACACCAGGAGATGTCGGTGCATCTGTAACAAGGAATGCCCcaaaggctacaggcttgatagCAGGAAATGTGAATGCATCTGTGCCAAGAGATGTCCTCGCTATTACGAACTAGATGTTAAGAAGTGTGAATGTGTCTGCAACCGAAAGTGCCCTGATGGATACAAGCTTGACAGTGATAAGTGCCAGTGTATCTGTGCAAAGACTTGCCCACCTAACTACAAACTAGACACCAGGAAATGTGAATGCGTCTGTGCTAGGACCTGCCCAccaggctacaagcttgatgctaaaaagtgtgtgtgcgtgtgtgccaAGACATGTCCACCAGATTATGTCCTCGCAAGCGACAAATGTCAATGTATCTGCAACAAGAAATGCCCTCCTGGTTACAAGCTTGACACCAGGAAATGTGAATGCTTCTGTGCAAAGACTTGCCCACGTTACTACAAACTTGATACAAAGAAATGTGAATGTGTCTGTGATAGGAGATGTTCAAAAGGTTACAAACTGAACAAAGATGCATGTATCTGTGAGAAAGTATGTTGTCTTCCCCGCAAGTATGGATATGATACGTGTTACGGCTACGATGATCCTTATTCTTGCTACATAGACAGATCATGCCAGTGGGATTGCCTGTAA